One window of Medicago truncatula cultivar Jemalong A17 chromosome 2, MtrunA17r5.0-ANR, whole genome shotgun sequence genomic DNA carries:
- the LOC25487935 gene encoding uncharacterized protein, protein MIVEERNIMEESSNRGEFQASLAKLSSLRSGGSFKSTLSGRSSPRNNSPSFRRLNSNRTPRKEGRTLGGFLLFRSNRVLLWLLLITLWAYLGIFFQSRWAHIDKKEEFSGFGTGPRNTGVDADPSLRRDLIASDDSLSVNNETVRNKGGIGRTINVALAKKESDDEVPSRRKASPKKKSRRSSKGKARGKKKPPIVEIKNNDIEEQEPEIPQTNSTYGLLVGPFGSTEDRILEWSPQKRSGTCNRKGDFARLVWSRRFILIFHELSMTGAPLSMLELATELLSCGATISAVALSRKGGLMSELSRRRIKVLEDKADQSFKTAMKADLVIAGSAVCASWIEQYIERFPAGASQVAWWVMENRREYFDRSKGVLHRVKMLVFLSESQSKQWQKWCEEENIKLRYQPAIVPLSVNDELAFVAGIPSTLNTPSFSTDKMIEKRQLLRESVRKEMGLTDNDMLVISLSSINPGKGQLLLLESASSVVEHEQLQDDKKMKKLSNIKEGLSTRTRRHRMRKLLPLLKDGKVALKDTSNNSLSRRKQLLANNKATMQQSLKVLIGSVGSKSNKVDYVKSLLSFLEQHPNTSKSVLWTPATTQVASLYSAADVYAINSQGLGETFGRVTIEAMAFGLPVLGTDSGGTKEIVENNVTGLLHPIGRAAGNDVLAQNLLYLLKNQLARKQMGIEGRKKVERMYLKQHMYKKFVEVIVRCMRSK, encoded by the exons ATGATTGTTGAGGAAAGGAATATAATGGAGGAAAGCAGCAATAGAGGTGAATTTCAGGCTAGTTTAGCGAAACTATCTTCATTAAGGTCAGGTGGAAGTTTTAAATCAACATTATCAGGAAGATCATCTCCACGAAATAATTCTCCTTCGTTTCGAAGACTAAACTCTAATCGAACACCGAGGAAAGAAGGAAGAACTCTTGGTGGTTTTCTGTTGTTTCGGAGCAATCGTGTGTTGTTGTGGCTGCTTCTAATTACCCTCTGGGCTTAtcttggaattttttttcagTCCAGGTGGGCACATATTGATAAGAAGGAGGAATTTTCTGGCTTTGGAACCGGGCCAAGAAATACTGGCGTAGATGCTGATCCAAGTCTTCGCCGTGATTTGATTGCTAGTGATGATTCCTTGTCTGTTAATAATGAGACGGTTAGAAATAAAGGAGGGATTGGTAGAACAATAAATGTAGCCTTGGCGAAGAAGGAAAGTGATGATGAGGTTCCTTCTCGTCGTAAAGCAAGCCCAAAGAAGAAGAGCAGGAGATCTTCGAAAGGTAAAGCTCGTGGTAAGAAAAAACCACCAATAGTGGAAATTAAGAACAATGATATAGAAGAGCAGGAACCAGAAATTCCTCAAACCAATAGTACGTATGGATTACTTGTTGGTCCATTTGGCTCAACAGAAGATAGGATTTTGGAATGGAGTCCTCAAAAACGTTCCGGGACATGTAATAGGAAGGGGGACTTTGCACGCCTTGTTTGGTCCAGAAGATTTATCTTGATATTCCACGAGCTTTCCATGACCGGAGCTCCACTCTCAATGTTGGAATTGGCAACAGAGCTTTTGAGCTGTGGTGCCACTATTTCGGCTGTTGCACTTAGCAGGAAAGGTGGTTTGATGTCAGAGCTTTCTAGAAGACGGATCAAGGTGCTTGAGGACAAAGCAGATCAAAGCTTCAAAACTGCAATGAAGGCTGATCTTGTAATTGCTGGTTCAGCTGTATGTGCATCATGGATTG AACAATATATTGAACGTTTTCCTGCTGGTGCGAGCCAAGTTGCTTGGTGGGTCATGGAAAACCGTAGAGAGTACTTTGACCGTTCAAAGGGTGTCTTGCACAGAGTAAAGATGTTGGTTTTTCTTTCGGAATCACAATCTAAACAATGGCAAAAATGGTGTgaagaagaaaacataaaattgagATACCAACCTGCAATTGTTCCTTTGTCTGTTAATGATGAACTGGCATTTGTAGCCGGCATTCCTTCTACACTTAACACTCCGTCCTTTAGTACTGATAAAATGATTGAGAAAAGGCAGTTGTTGCGAGAATCGGTCCGAAAAGAAATGGGATTAACTGACAATGATATGCTTGTAATATCTCTAAGTAGCATCAACCCCGGAAAGGGCCAGCTATTGCTTCTTGAATCAGCAAGCTCAGTAGTAGAACACGAACAATTGCAAGAtgataagaaaatgaaaaaattatcaaatataaAGGAAGGCTTGTCTACACGGACTAGACGACATCGGATGAGAAAATTGTTACCATTGTTGAAAGACGGCAAAGTAGCTCTGAAGGATACCTCAAACAATTCTTTAAGCAG AAGGAAGCAATTGTTGGCTAATAACAAAGCAACAATGCAGCAATCTCTCAAAGTTCTCATTGGCTCTGTTGGATCCAAAAGTAACAAGGTGGATTATGTTAAAAGCCTCCTAAGTTTCTTAGAACAGCATCCAAACACTTCGAAATCAGTTTTGTGGACTCCAGCCACAACACAGGTTGCCTCATTATACTCTGCAGCAGATGTTTATGCCATAAACTCTCAG GGACTTGGAGAGACATTTGGACGGGTGACTATAGAAGCAATGGCATTTGGTCTTCCG GTTCTCGGAACAGATTCTGGGGGAACGAAGGAGATAGTTGAGAACAATGTTACAGGTCTTCTTCATCCAATTGGACGTGCAGCGGGGAACGATGTCCTTGCACAGAATCTTCTGTATTTACTTAAAAACCAGTTGGCAAGGAAGCAAATGGGGATAGAAGGCAGGAAAAAGGTGGAGAGGATGTATTTGAAGCAACACATGTATAAGAAATTTGTTGAGGTTATTGTTAGGTGCATGAGAAGCAAATAA